Part of the Lolium rigidum isolate FL_2022 chromosome 6, APGP_CSIRO_Lrig_0.1, whole genome shotgun sequence genome, CCCAGATatgttctaagagcatctccaacagacgcgctaaaagGCCCGCGCGGTAAAAAAACCGCCGGTTTGCCGCGCGCGGgcgctgccgcgctgctccagcagaggcgggaaaaaggcgcgcgcgctaaaaaatttgccgcccgcgcgctttcgcgctatcccgcgcgggaaacttgccgcgTGCGATGGCGCGCGCGGTATAAACACGCCACGCGCGAGCGCGGGCAACGCGTCACTTCCTCCACGCGTCTCTCTCCCTCCTCGtctctctccctcccgcgccgctccacctccggccgctccgcctcctcccgcgccgctccacctccgtccgcgagatgcctccgcgccgccgcccctcctccggctaccacggcgtccgggcgcggccgagcggccggttcgacgcggaaatccgctccggcgaggagccggatccgcctcggcaccttcgacaccgcgcacgaggcggcgcgggcgtacgacgccgtcgcgtggcggcTCGGCCGCTCGCGTCGGTCGATGAACTTCCACGATGTCTACACGCGGGAGCAAGCGGAGatgctggcgccgccgccgccgatgatcacGCGCGAACAGCAGCGCCGGCAGCGGGAGCTCGAGCAGCGCCTCATCAtcaccgagcgcgacgaggcgctgcGCCTCATCAtcaccgagcgcgacgaggcgctgcgcctcgaatgggcgcgccgcttccccgaggacgtcgccgccacggaggccttctacggcatccacgcgcagaaggaggaggagaaggcggcgatgaaggcgaagaagaaggcgagccgcgagaagcgccgcgccgagtccgcggcgaggaagaaggcgaggaccgacgcggcggcgaggaggaaggaggaaaggaagaatgccgcagggccgtcgaccgtcgtcctctcgtcctcctccgacttccagtacacgacgacgtcgacgccggtgtcggacacgacactgagcagctccgacttcgactGAGAGTCCGACGACCAGTAGTTTTATTTAGTATTTTCGTTTAAATGTCGCATTGTATCGTCGCACTttaaatatattcgtattttcgatcaaatttcatagtttgtttgatgaattttcaaaaaaaaaaacggtcggattagcagtttgtgacgcgcgcgctgcaaaatagcgcctctggcggaggtgcatttttcgcacaccaacgcgcgctgcaaaatacagcctctgccgggggcaaattcgctatgccgcgcgcgagcggtatacagcgcgcccaatcgccggtatagcgcgcgagattttacagcgcctgttggagatgctctaacattgtACCAAAACAGGTTGTCCCGTTGGGCGGCATGGCCGAGCAGATGGTGTCGCTGGAGATGGCGTGAGTTGACGTAGCTGTTCCTTTCCCGTTCCCACCGTCCGCGGCGGGCGGCGCAGGGGTGAGAGATGAGGTCAGAGGGCCCGTGGGTGGAGGCAGTAGCGACAATGTGCACGAGAAATGCCCAATTTTCTAGTGCTCTTTTTTCTCCCCAACTCAACTCCCTATGCCGCTGCACTGTGCTTCACTTCACGCTCCAGCTATTTCCCATATGGACCTGGCACCAACCCCTCCCTCGTCCCGCACACCCAAAAGAGAAAAAAACTAGACTATTTTCTTTCTCGTTGGAAAAACAAGGAAAGAGAGAGCGAGCGAGCGAGAAAATTATagtactaccaccaccaccactactgCTCTCTCTCTCTACTGTCCAGCCAGGCAGCCACGGACACCAAGGCAGAGGGCAGCAGGGACGGGGAAGAGGAGCGAGAAAGGGATGACCTCGGCCTGCTGAGCTGAGCTTGCGATAGGTGTGCGGTGCGGCGCTGCATTGCGGTCGGCGACAAGGATCGTCTGCCTGCGACTCGGATCTTGGCAAGGCGCTCAGCTCGGCAGACTGCTGCTGCCCATTGGCCGGCCGTCCAGCGCCGCCCTGCGTGATCTGCTGcgcgccaccgcgcgcgcgccgccgccgcttaaGTTGCGTGTGTTCGGGGGTTCGGATCTTGAGGCGGTCGCTGTCGCgagcctcccctctcctctcctccccagGGTAGGGTGGGTGGCAGCTCCCGCCCATTCAAGCGGTGGTTCGCTCCGCGCCTGATTGGGGACAGCCGGCCGACCGCGTAGGGAGGAGATCTGCCCGTCGCCGCCGACCTGCAGATCCCCCGCCTGCCTGCCTGCGCGCGCCATCGCCCACGCTGCACTGCTGTGGAGATACCTGCGTACAGCGGTGGCCgtcgggatgggcggcggcgcggatccaTTCATGCCGCCGCAGCCGGCCACGTCGGCGTACGCCGTGCCGCACGGCCAGCCGCAGGCACAGCCCGCCCCGCGCCCGCCAGGCTGCCCctactcctcctccgcctcgtccccGCCGGTCTCCACCTCCTACCACTCCCTGCCCCCAGCGACATCCCCTCCGCCGGTAAGCAGCCCGCCTCCagcctccccgccgccctcgccatcgCCCTCGCCCTCGCCTCCCCCGCCCGAGCCGACATTGCCACCGCCACCGGCATTGTCGCCCCCACCACCAGACGCTCCGCCTCCAACCATCCCACCACCACCCTACCCCGAGCCGcaggcaccgccgccgccgacggcgacCGACCAGCCGCGCGTGCAGCCCCGCGTGTACCcttcgccgccgcccccatccctCCCCCCGCCCCCGCCCGTAGCCGTCTCGCCACCTGCCCCGCCTCCATCCCACCCACCATCGCCCTCGCCCGCTCCATCCCCAACACCCGCACCCGCGCCGGTCGCGGCCTActcccctcccccgccgccgcgagTCGCCCCTCCCCCACCACCGCCCCACCACCCCAGGCCACATTACGTCACCTCGCGCTCGCCCGTGAGGCCGCATTCAAACTCCACCCGCTCGCCTCCTGGCAACAACATCGAGATATCCAGGGGCACGGCCACCACCATTGTGGCGGTTGCCAGCCTCGCCATGCTCAGCTTCATCGGCGCCACCATCTGGCTCGTCAAGAAGAAGCGCCGCCGGGCTGAGCCTCCTGCAGCGGGACTGCCGACGCAGCAACCACCTCCCCCGCCGCCACCCAATTACATTCCCTCCTCTGCtgcatcctcgctagcatcaggtACTACTACAAAACACAACCACCTCAGTATTAACGCATACCTATTTTTGCGTTTCCTAACTTTAGCCATGCTCATTATTTGTGTCTTCCAGACGGATTCTACTTGCGATCACCGGGGTATCCATTCATGAGGTCCAGCACCGGGAGCCATGGCTTCCCGTACTCGCCGGCCGACTCCGGGATAGGCTACTCCAGGATGCTGTTCACACCGGAGAATTTGTCAGCAATCTCAAATGACTACGCGGAGGAGAACCTTTTGGGAGAAGGTGGATTTGGGTGTGTCTACAAGGGCATCTTGCCGGATGGTCGCCCTGTGGCTATCAAGAAGCTTAAGATTGGGAATGGGCAGGGAGAGCGAGAGTTCAGGGCCGAAGTTGATACTATCAGCAGAGTACATCATAGACATTTGGTTTCACTGGTAGGCTACTGCGTATCAGAGGGCCAGAGGATGCTTGTTTATGACTTTGTTCCCAATAACACCCTTTATTATCATCTCCATGGTGAGTGAGAACTCCCTTACAATTAATTTTAGCTTCAGCAATGCAATGGGATTGTTCATTGGTTACCTGGTCATTAACCATGTTTTTGCTTGAAATTTCAGTAAATGAAGTACCACTTGATTGGCGTACCAGGGTTAAGATTGCGGCGGGAGCAGCTCGTGGAATTGCTTACCTGCACGAAGATTGTAATATTTTCAGACTAAACTCTTTCTTCATTAATCCCTTGAACTAGTGTGGTTTTCTTAGCGTTGCTCTTTTTTGTGTTCATCAGGTCATCCTCGGATTATACATAGAGATATTAAATCATCTAATATTTTGTTGGATAACAACTTCGAAGCTCAGGTATGCTTTTACTCGGTGTACAAAAGTTTTATGTGATTTTTCGGTTCCCTTTCTTTTCTAAAATCTCTATCTACCTCCAACGAAATCCAGGTTTCTGATTTTGGGCTTGCAAGGCTAGCGGGTGACACCAATACACATGTCAGTACGCGTGTTATGGGAACATTTGGGTAAGTAATCGTGCAAACATAGCCATGATGCTGCAAT contains:
- the LOC124665571 gene encoding proline-rich receptor-like protein kinase PERK9 produces the protein MGGGADPFMPPQPATSAYAVPHGQPQAQPAPRPPGCPYSSSASSPPVSTSYHSLPPATSPPPVSSPPPASPPPSPSPSPSPPPPEPTLPPPPALSPPPPDAPPPTIPPPPYPEPQAPPPPTATDQPRVQPRVYPSPPPPSLPPPPPVAVSPPAPPPSHPPSPSPAPSPTPAPAPVAAYSPPPPPRVAPPPPPPHHPRPHYVTSRSPVRPHSNSTRSPPGNNIEISRGTATTIVAVASLAMLSFIGATIWLVKKKRRRAEPPAAGLPTQQPPPPPPPNYIPSSAASSLASDGFYLRSPGYPFMRSSTGSHGFPYSPADSGIGYSRMLFTPENLSAISNDYAEENLLGEGGFGCVYKGILPDGRPVAIKKLKIGNGQGEREFRAEVDTISRVHHRHLVSLVGYCVSEGQRMLVYDFVPNNTLYYHLHVNEVPLDWRTRVKIAAGAARGIAYLHEDCHPRIIHRDIKSSNILLDNNFEAQVSDFGLARLAGDTNTHVSTRVMGTFGYLAPEYALSGKLTAKSDLYSFGVVLLELITGRKPVDSSQPLGDESLVEWARPFLTDAIEHREFGDLPDPRMENKFEENEMFHMIGAAAACIRHSAVMRPRMGQVVRALDSLADSNLNNGLQPGRSEVFLEPRTEEIRLFQLREFGSRDCSDDLSQASWRSRRDL